The DNA sequence TTCAAAGTAGATTAATTTGAAGGAACCTGTTTCACTTGCATTGCTTATATAAACTGAAGGAAAATCTTTCACTCAGGTTGAATGTAGGTGGATCCCTTTAAAACTGTTCATTATATATTGTCTACATGCAATTTGTTGTGGACAGAACCATACTTAACAATCTGAAGCACCTTTGAGGGCCACTTGCCTTAATGGGCAAATCTCAAACTTTCCAGGAGATGTCGGTCTAACTGCACTCTGTTAATCAATTCCTTATTGGAGTTCAATGGCAGAATACTAAAATCCTATCATCTGTTTTTATCATCTGTTAAACTAGGAAACCTGGATGATGAATGTGTGCTAGTTATGTCCTCTCACTTGGCAAAGCAAGAACACCCTTCCTTGGATCAGGAGACACCCAAAACCACAAATGGCTCTCATTGTGGATTGTGCAACAAGACCCCCTTGTCCTTTGATCAAATCGTCTTACAATGAAAACCACTGGGCCACAAATCATTTGCTGCACTGAACTCTtgctttcagtaactggtgtacaaggacatccaagtCTCATTGTACACTTCACTTTCTCAGTCTATCACCATTCAGGTTGAACTGATAACAAACTAAAGGGGAGCATAGTGGAAGAAccagtagagctgccgcctcactgtTCCAGCGACccaaattcaatcctgacctcgagtgctgtctgagtggcatttacatgttctccctgtgactttgtaaATGTTCctcatgctccggtttccttctacatcccaaagatgtgctggtcggTAGATTAATTGTCCATTGTAAATGCCCCTAGTGCATAGGTGAGTGATATAACCCTGGAGGGTGTTGTGAGAAATGTagagtaaaatgggattagtataaattggtcagaatggactggatgggctgaaaggcctgctccCATGCTATTGACTTTAAATGCAGATGCATTTTTGGAGATAGTCCCTAAAGAGTAGCCTACGTTGAATTGCGGTTTTAATTATGGTTCTCTCGTTTCCACTGAGtttaattatttattatttaaatgACTGGGAGGACTCTAACTGAAAGCAGAGGAGTGTAGGGTCTGCATTCTGGTTCATGTGAATTGACAGTTTCTGCACCAACAGTAAGCAAAATACTAAGGAAAATACTAATAGAAAATGAACTGCCTGCATTTTGTAACAAAGGCACTTTGTTTCTCTGTGCTCATTTGTTTTCCTTGTTCCACGTCGTGTCTGCAAAGGAACATTCAGAAAGGACAAAATGCTCAGTTTGCCTCGACGGATGATATCAAGATCCTCACATATGGGCTTCTCCAGCTCGGACAAGGGCTGAAGCAGCACATGGACAGAACAAGGGAAGAAATGAAGGCCGTCTTAGAGCAGCTGAACGCTTACAATATTTCCATCCACAACCTGAGAGGAATAGCAAAAAATGATGAAAAGACTCTGAAAGAGACAACTATGAAGCTGGAAATTCAGAATGAGGAGCTTCACAAGAGATCTGTGGAGCTTGGAACTGAGCTAATGAAGGCACTGCAGGAACGACAATTAGTCGTCAGCAAGGTCGATTCCCTGGAAAGGAAGCTGGAGAACATTCTGGTGAATGATACAGGGAAGAACAGGTCTGTCAACCTCCCCTCTTGCAGGGTAAGCAGAGATTCACCTGGAAGTATGAGTAAACATAGAAAGATTTGGATGTTCTTAACACTGTTAAATGTGATATAGTTATAGATTTACAACAAGAATTTGTATTCATATATTTCAAAACCCCTCTCTCATTTTATAATTAGTTGCTGGAAAATTCACAGAAGACTCCTCTCCCAAAGCTATCTGGATTTGCAAATGGCCATCTCAGGCTTGTCCAGGAAAAATAACCCGGAATGGATTGAAATTTGTAGTTTTCAAGTAAATATAGTCAAATGGTTTTTTTATGGCTTAAAATGATTTCTAAACATTTGCTATATTTATTATTCCAAAAGGATCTGCATCCAGGATTATTAGAATGGTGCAACACAGATAATTGAGTAGACTTGAGccttgtctatattgtctataagGGAATCATTGTTATGGAAGGATATTTTTAAGTGTTCATTTTCAGGCACATACTGAAACTTTGCTAGTTTTCTGACCTACAGTATCTTCAGAGATTGTAACACACCTGAGCACAGATCTAAAAAATGGCACTATTTATTTCTCAGTCTCTGAAGCATTCAGAATTTAGCCTGCCTATTTAAACTATCAAAATTCACAATTTATGGAAGTGGTCCAGTGGCGCtgaggtacagttgctgccttacagtgcctgagacccgggttcaatcctgaccacgagtgctgtctgtacagagtttgtactttttccacgtgggttttctccgagtgctacggtttcctcccgcattccaaagacatgcaggtttgtcggttaattggctttggtaaactgtTCTtactgtgtaagatagaactagtgtatgagtgattgatggttggcacggactcgagtgggtccaaaaggcctgttcctcaaATTATTCCCTAAACAAGACTGCCATCTAAAAAAGTCACTTTACTATAACTACCAACGATCTGTCAATGGGAAGTAATTAACTCACTCCTCTTGTCAATGCTGAAGTATCCTGACTTTTCAGTTGTTTGTATCCCTTTCAGCAATAATCCATTTATAAatcaccacctgcagttccttgtgtctatatcaTTTTCATTCTTGGCTGTCCTCTCGACACACCTTTCATGATCCAACACAGAATCACAcctttggcctttcctttgctaCTTCATCCTTCATCATCAATTGGCACCATTCCAATATTTAACAGTTCGGGAGATCtcttgtctccccacactcccttttttagatacagagcggaaacaggcccttcggcccaccgaattcgcgccgaccagcgatccctgtacacattatctctatccaacacacactagggacaatttgcacacacacaccaagccaattaacctacaaacctatatgtctttggagtgtgggaggaaaccggagatctcggagaaaacccacgtaggttatgaacaaactccgtatagctggtggtcaggatagaatccgggtctccggcctgcaagcgctgtaaggcagcaactctactgctgcgccaatgtgAGAGGAAGAATGACCCACAGGTTCATAGTAGGCATTTATTTAGGTAACCGTTTGCCAAATCAAGGACATTAAGAATGCCAAGGCTGAAAATGTATGCAGATATTCTACAAGGGCACAGGATTTTCCTAGAAGTCTAGAATGGTGTATTGTTATGATTATGAATCTAACAATAGATTACAAGGGATTTTTCCTTGGTTCCCATTCCAGCCAGTATGCCTCCCACAGGACATACCCCATCACTGCATCTTCCGAATTAAATATGTGTTGGTTTTCATAAAACACGGATCTACCAAACCTGCCTTGAAAGGTTTTATGAAAATGTGCCTAAATAAAGTTGATATAATCTGAAAAAACCTTGGTGAGAGATCTGCAGGGGAACACAAGGTCAGGAATCAGTGAAACTGCGTACAGGTCTTGTGGCAGATTTCACGCTCTCTTACAACATAAAAGGAGCCATTTGGCTCGTCGAGCCAGCACTATTCTCAGAGCATTCCCATCAATCTCATTACCCCACTTATTTTTCTGCaatctattctctctcacataaCCATTAACTCCCCCCGATTCACCACCTCCCACCTACATTAAGGGTTATATACAGAAGCCGGTTAATCTACTACTGATAAATCTGCAGGCCTGGTTTAGCCAGCTATCAAAGATTTTTCAGCTGTTTCAAGGGCTGGGCTTGTTGTGGCTTCTCATCCCTCCAAAGTGACAGCTTTATGTAGCGCAAGCCTCTCCCATGATGGTGGGCCCCGACCTTTAGCATTGGGACAGCATTTACCAGCCGGTCAACGTCAGCGTGATTTGTCCCCATCTATCCTTATGTCATGCTCTGGGTTTAAAACTGATTAGAATTATCCTGAAAATGTGAGCTGCTTCTGAACTTGCCAAACATTACCAAGAGTGAACGTGGTGTCAAGTTATATTACAGTTACTTAAACAGGCCAATTTCTCTCCTCAGTCTGTAGCAGAGGTCCAAAACCAGCTTGCCAATGAAGTATTGGTGCTGATAAAAGCTCAGCAACTGCAGATCAATGAACAGAACCATCAGATTCAACTGCTGGAGGACAAGGTCTGTGAAATATCTGACTATACTTGTGGTCCCTCATGAGTAGTAATTATGACTACTGTACCTCATACAATAAATAATTTCCACTAAAGCACTGTGCAAAGTCATAAttataaagtctaaagaagggtcccaacacaaaatgccacctatccattctctctttTGTTGCTGCTTGATCACTTGTATTTTGCTCATAACTGTCAAGACTTGTATTATGTAAAAGAAAATGTAACTTGAGACATGTTTTGAACTTATTTGTTTATATTACTATAAATTGAGAAATAAATTCTGGTCTTTTAAAATTTAGTTGTTTCCAACCCTAAAGTTCAGCCATTTTTAAATGGTTATTAATTGGTCCCGGGCAAGGACTAAAGATAGAAGTTAAAAAATGCAGAAAAATACTCTTCCAACCCATCAGCCTCTTCACAGTGATGAATCTTTGCAATTCTCTGTCCCAGAGTTGCGAGGATAAGTTCACTGGAAGCATTTGACGTGAAGTGAAAGATTATAGATGATGTTGAGGCCTGGggtagatcatattgaatggcaaggcGGACTTGAAGGGCTCGATAaccaactcctgctcctatttgtgTTCTAGGAAGATAATATAAGTTtgaagtatataatattatgagaggcatggataagatagacagtcagaacctttttttccagggtggaaatgtcacaagATTAGAAGGCAttcatttaaggtgagaggggcaacactTATAGGAGATATGTGGGACGTCTTTTTTatgcagagtggtgggtgtctggaacatgctgccaggggatagaggaagatacaatagtgacattcaataggtttttagataggcacatcgatatgcagggaatggaatggaAGAACATGGATCATGTTTCtgcagaagagattaatttaacttggcatcatgttcagcatggacattgtgagtcaaagctcctgttcctgtgctgtactgttctatgttttatgtacaTGAGACTCTGGACCAGCTAAGATATTTGACTCCCCTTTGAAATGGCTTTGCAAGCCACttagttgaagaatgggatggtaATAAATGGTAATAATCAATTCctgcaaaaataatttaaataaaaaacattTGTGGCCACAATGTTCTTTAAAGTGataataaaacattttaaaaacattttgataAGCTCAGTCCTCAATTTGTACAATTATACTTTCTTCAGATTAGTTTTGAAAACAAAACTCAGCACCAACTCGTTAGTTTGGAGGTCAGCTGATATCTATTATGTTcagaaaggaatcttaaaaagacaGCATGTATTTGAAATATTCACTGTTATTTATTGAGGAACTTTACATCACCAGGACAGCTGGACAATCTATTTAGGTAATATTCTTCGGTTATGTTAATGATGACAGTTTTACAACTGAGGTATAGGAGTTCCTAACAAATCATTGAAATATTACAATTGTAAATGTATCGGACAGAAAAGATCAATGATAATCAAAAAATAACACTCCTAAGATACCACAATTCACTTTTAATTGCACTTTTAATTGCATCTGTGATTCTTTTAAACAATTATATTTAATTAATCTAAACcaatttgtttttttgtaaaccggcatttgcagttcctttgtcCTCTGTAGCTTTAGACAGTGACTTGAACATAATGTCAGTTCTTGTGATAAAGAAACCCTTATCCTATGCCAACTACCACTAACAACACACTAATCAGGAAAATTCACAAAAGTACAGGCAAATTGTATAATGATGGATTGTCAGGTTAAATGTTTTTTAAGAAAATGTTTCATTATTTCTAACCCCCACCCTCTGCCAATATGAAGGTGCTGAATAGAGGCTTTGAATCCAAGGAGTATTACAACTTCAGGAAAAGGATAGGAAACAACTCTGCCAATGAACAGAATGGCCACGTGTCAGTCTCACCTAACAGTGAGTATATCCTCACAACATTACTCTGCAAGAAACTTCTGAAACATGAATAGTCCCAAAAAACAGAGGATAGTGTTTGGGATGTTGACATAACTCTTTGCTGCTCTAACATGGGCTGACCACAGTTTTAGATCACAGATGATTGGTTCTAAGTTGTATTCTACCTTGGTACCCGAGATCTCAGACTAATAAAGAATGTCCTCTGCTGCGGCATTCTGAACTGGTGCCAATTGGGAGGCATGGGTGAAGCTTAGGTATTGACTCATGTATCAAACAAAGTCATTAACAaagaatgtgcaggaaagaactgcaaatgctggtttaatcgaaggtagccacaaaatgctggagtaactcagcgggacaggcagcatctctggagagaatgaatgggtgacgtttcaggttgggacccttcaagggtctcaacccaaaacgccatccattcctattctccagagatgctacctgtcccgctgagttactccagctttctgtgtctaccttcagtttaaaccagcatttgcagttccttcttactcattaACAAAGAAGTTCATCACCGGATACCTACATTGGCTTGAAAAATATAGAAACCAGCTCAGCATCCTAATTCAATTTGTGTTTGGAGAATATTCTGTTTCAACCAACAAAGTCCTGACTAATTCAGTGTTTTCAGAACTGAGTAATGCTCTTCAGTGTGGTTACCTTATGCAGTTAGCTTAGAATCAGGTCATCACAAGCAAGGCAATGGAATATAACTAAAAGCGTTTTCAGATGATAGTGAAACTCCTATAATCTCatgtactgcatccggtgttcacGATATGGCCTCACAtaaatcagcgagaccaagtgtagatttGGCGACCACTTCGCTGAACACGTGCTCGGTTCGTCAAgggctactggatctcctggttcctagccattttaattccccttcccactcccattctGATCTTTCTCATACTCATCACCTCATACTTTGCAGCCCAATcgtttgaacattgatttctccaattttaggtcaccTCGAACACCAGCCCCATCAACTTTTAAATCCTTTTGACTCACACCcgtgttttttttaatctctggcctttgcccaaccatctgcctaccagcggtgctgcctcgaagagccgaatggcctactcctgcacctatttttctattttttctatgtttataaccctccccacctgtatcaacctattactgccatgatttgtcctgccctccactcctccatctcccccaccctcccccccattcaattaagtctgaagaagcaactcaaccccaaatgtcacatccatgttctccagagatgctgcctggcccactgagttaccccagcacttttgtggGCTTTTTTTGTCAAGCAGTGCCTTGTTTCTAGATGCTGAAAGTCATGTGTGCTAGATGGTAATTTCTTTCTTGTTTCTGTCACTATTTGAACTTTATAATTAAACAGTAACCTCTCGTCACAAACATTCCATCCCTTTAATGGTCACAGTCTATCTCACTGCAATGTAACTCTGTTCACAAATCTTAATGCAGTGAAGTATTGGCTTCATTCGCAGGATACAGGCAGTATGGAATTTCTTGATACTGTGTAAAGAATGATGCATGTAAAGTATATCTTATTTCCTGATGTCATAGTGATTCAGCCCTTTCATTTCTTATCTTCCAGGTGATTGTTATCAAATTTTCAAGAGGGGTGAGCGAACTAGTGGCGTTTATAGAATCCAGCCAGAAGGATCTCAGCCATTTCAAACATACTGTCAAATGACTGCAGGTCAGTACTCAAAACCTCTGAACTTCATTGTGTTTTATGatttgcaaacaaaaaaaaagatttcaatGTAAGTATGCAgaatatttactttttttttcaaagtctATACTGTATTAACAAGCATTATCTTCAAAGAGCTGCTGTAAACTATTAACTGGTCTCGCCTGTCCTCTCAAACAGAATCTGGTTGGACAGTGATTCAGCAGCGATTTAATGGCTCTGTGAACTTTGATCACCTGTGGGTGGATTATAAAACTGGATTTGGGGAACCTCAGGGTAAGAATTTATCACTATTTACTTGTTATTTCATCTGCATCAATTGGATTATTAATGAACAGgcagaggaaaaacatttttaacatCCTTCTATTCTTTTTAAAATGCTGTAAAACAAGCATTTGTAAATCAAATGTAAATTTGACTCTCACTTAACCAACTATATTGTTTGTGATGTTGCTTGCTTCTGACATTCTTTATCATTAATGAATGTAATAAAAGATTCATCTGTCTTGCAGATTTTTAGCTTTAGGTGTCCACAGAACCAAATTCTGAATATTGACTTGATAGAAATTTGTGAATTGCAAAACATCAGGAGATACAAATAACTTGTGGCATTGAAGGAAAATATTGTCATAGAGAGAAGATTGACCTAAAAAAGGTTGGAATGAATGGGTTATTTTCAGATTATGTCCCAGTAGAAGCATCTAAACCCAGAGAATAATGGTCCATTTAATAGAGAGACAAGGAGGAATATCTTCTCTCTGAGGGTTACAAATCTTGGGAACCATGTCaggcatgattttattgaatgataGACCCAGCTCAAAGTGCCAAATAACCTCGTCCAGATTCTTACATTCTTGTTCAAAACCATTTGCAGCAAATTAACAATTTTTGAATTGTTGTGATATAGGAAACATTGCAACCAATTTATGCAGGTTTCCACAACCGTATACTGATAAAGAACAGATAAATTCTTTATCCGTGATTTTGAATGTCAAGCAGCAGAGATAACTCCCAATCTTTTCTTAAAATAGCATCATATGATCTTTCACATTCATACGAGACAAGCAGCACCTATGTTTAACTTTGTAAATGAGAAGAAAATCTGACAGAATGGCACTCCCTTAGTATAGCACTGTGTCACCAACTTGAATTTTAGTGTTCAAGATTTGAACTTAAAACCTATGGCAAGAAGGCAACATTAAAACCATGAAAAACATAAAAGCCTGCATATTAGCAAGGTTTTTCTAAAAAACTGATTTATTTCTATTCAGGTGAATTCTGGTTGGGCTTGGAAAACTTCTATCAAATTACTCGTCAGGCCGAATATGTTTTGAGAATCGAACTGGAGGACTGGAAGAAAAAGTCACGACACATTGATTATGCATTTAGGCTCGGCAACGAGAACAACAGCTACAGCTTGCAAATCAGTCAAGTTTTGTCTGGAGATCTCTCTTCAACCATGAGTGCCTGTAAAGCAATTCCATTCTCAACCAGTGATCGAGACAGTGACCTTCACTCCATGATAAACTGTGCTGAGCAACATTCAGGTATGATGCTGTTAATTATCAAGAGCAGCAACATTGTCTTGTAATCCAGAAAAATACAGGATAGCAGGGACCACAACAATACAATTTCCATTATAACAGTGACTACAATTCAAAAAGCCTTTAACTTAGTCTATCCTAGCATTTAACTTAGCTTACTTAGCCTTTAACAAGCATGATGGAGCACCATGAAGTCACGTGTTCAATGATCTTTATCTTAGTCATAGGCAGATGCTTCAATTAATTTCAAGACTCCAAAATGAAAAGAGAAATTAATGCAGGTTAATGTGTCTCAAAATCTATCTAGTTCCTTCTTAACGTTTTCATTAACTTGGGCTCCGTAGCCTTccatggtaaagaattccacaggttaactagcctctgagtgaagaaacttCTCCTCACCTAATtcctatttttttttcttcctgaaaCAATGCAACTTTATTACAGATCTGCAAACCCAGCTGGCAGTCTCTCATTGTATGAGTCCCGCCATTCTAGGAATCAGTCTGTTGACATTCTCTGTGAAATAGGAACATCTCTTATATTTACCTATTTaaaatttagagatgcagggtaCGCGCCAACCAGTCATCCCCCcatattaacactttcctacacacactagggacaatttttacgtctataccaaaccaatttaccgctgcgccaccgtgccacccttagacAAGGAGCCCAAGACTGCACATATACTCAAGAAGGGATCTCAGCAAGGTCCTGAATAATTATAACAAGACATCCAAGTTCCAAAACACAGAACCTCTTGCAACAAAGGCCAACATACTATTTGTTTTCTCATCGGCTTGCTGCAAATTCATGTTTATTTTCTGTGACTGGTATTCATGGACTCCCAGGTCCTTTAATATGTCAGAATCTCCCTTCTATCACTGCTTTTTGTTTTTTCCAACCAAAattgataacttcacatttatccgtgTTATAATGTCATATATTTGCACATTCATTCAACTTTGCATCTTTTAACTAAATTACCTCATATTTCAACATATTAAAATGTAATTATGTGTTGTTATAATGAGGCCCAATGCAAGGTTGTGGGACAACACTTCATCTTCTATTTGGGCACAgagcaatacagtgtggaaacaggcccttcggcccaacttgcccacaccgaccaacatgtcccagttacactagtcccacctgcccacgtttggtccatatccctccaaacctgtcctatccatgtacctgtccaactgtttcttaaatgttgggatagtccctgcctcaactacctcctctggcagcttgttccatacaccaatcaccctttgtgtaactaagttacgcctcagattccaattaaatcttttccccttcaccttaaacctatgccctctggtcctcaattcacctagtctgggcaagagactatgtgcatctacacgatctattcctcatatTCCACATGGCAGATTTCTAGACTCAATCTTGAATTCACCCAAATTTAGAtaacacacatttcctttaaaaaaaaaaaaggttaaattaTTATGTCTGCCTCTTGTCATTTTAACTAGGCTTCTTGTTAATATAGTCTAGCCTACTGGGCACATTGCACAGCCATGTTATTACAATACATTACATTGAATAATTGCTATTTCAAGAGCCCCTATCAATCCATTTGGTGTCATCCTGAGAGAAATGCCCTTGGttctacccattccttcccttccctttctcccACTGAAAACTAActcattttttctttctttcccaaTTCTGACGAAAGGTCTCGTTAACTCTGCTGCTCTATCCATAGATGCATCTTGGCCtattgagtgtttccaacattttcagtttttatttaaaATGCTATATTTATGCTGATTCAATTTCATTATTCCCTTGCTTTCCAACGATTAAATAAAATCCGTAAGATTAGCCACAGTGATAAGCAGCGAGAGATTAAGTGAGAGTCAAATTTACCCTTTGTTTGGCAGATGactggacaaaggccagtgatgaaaagacaaaaagtatgaGATAAGGAG is a window from the Rhinoraja longicauda isolate Sanriku21f chromosome 3, sRhiLon1.1, whole genome shotgun sequence genome containing:
- the LOC144611286 gene encoding angiopoietin-related protein 3-like translates to MNCLHFVTKALCFSVLICFPCSTSCLQRNIQKGQNAQFASTDDIKILTYGLLQLGQGLKQHMDRTREEMKAVLEQLNAYNISIHNLRGIAKNDEKTLKETTMKLEIQNEELHKRSVELGTELMKALQERQLVVSKVDSLERKLENILVNDTGKNRSVNLPSCRSVAEVQNQLANEVLVLIKAQQLQINEQNHQIQLLEDKVLNRGFESKEYYNFRKRIGNNSANEQNGHVSVSPNSDCYQIFKRGERTSGVYRIQPEGSQPFQTYCQMTAESGWTVIQQRFNGSVNFDHLWVDYKTGFGEPQGEFWLGLENFYQITRQAEYVLRIELEDWKKKSRHIDYAFRLGNENNSYSLQISQVLSGDLSSTMSACKAIPFSTSDRDSDLHSMINCAEQHSGGWWFSGCGESNLNGKYLRSRINRRPDRKKGIFWKSWKGNYYSFKSTRLMIRPLG